A genomic segment from Pseudodesulfovibrio alkaliphilus encodes:
- a CDS encoding DUF1045 domain-containing protein has protein sequence MQERYAVYVAPEQGSELDLFGSGWLGRCARTGLKLRQPSLPGIAGRELLELTAAPRHYGFHATLVSPFALKKGCALRDILDRVRIVARGFAPFDLSRLVVKEVGNFLALVPGRQDEAAALAETCLRALQPLREPPSLAEMEKRRARGLTPTQERLLAGWGYPYVLQEYLFHFTLTGPVRDRACRRAQQRRIAEFAEPLRRKTHCVRSICLFCQESREAPFSLTHTLPLGDDRRRP, from the coding sequence ATGCAGGAACGATACGCAGTCTATGTCGCACCGGAACAGGGGAGCGAGCTTGACCTTTTCGGCAGTGGTTGGCTGGGTCGGTGTGCACGGACCGGGCTGAAGTTGCGCCAGCCGAGTCTGCCCGGCATTGCCGGGCGAGAATTGCTCGAGCTGACGGCGGCACCGCGCCACTATGGCTTCCACGCCACGCTGGTTTCCCCTTTTGCCCTCAAAAAAGGATGCGCTCTGCGCGACATCCTTGACCGTGTCCGCATCGTGGCCCGAGGGTTTGCCCCCTTTGACCTGTCGCGGCTGGTTGTGAAGGAGGTGGGCAATTTTCTTGCCCTGGTGCCGGGCAGGCAGGACGAGGCGGCGGCCTTGGCCGAGACATGCCTGCGTGCGCTTCAGCCGCTCAGGGAGCCGCCATCCCTGGCCGAGATGGAAAAGCGGCGGGCCAGGGGGCTGACGCCGACCCAGGAGCGGCTCCTGGCGGGGTGGGGGTATCCGTATGTGCTTCAGGAGTATCTGTTCCACTTCACCCTGACCGGGCCTGTCAGGGACCGAGCCTGTCGCAGGGCGCAACAGCGGCGGATTGCGGAGTTCGCCGAGCCGCTTCGCAGGAAGACGCATTGCGTACGCAGCATCTGCCTTTTTTGCCAGGAGTCCCGCGAGGCTCCTTTTTCCCTTACGCATACCCTCCCTTTGGGGGATGACAGGAGGCGACCATGA
- the phnN gene encoding phosphonate metabolism protein/1,5-bisphosphokinase (PRPP-forming) PhnN, with protein sequence MNSGRLIYVIGPSGCGKDSVMAYARRRCPGSEAAFAHRYITRSAEAGGENHIHLEPDEFEARARCGVFALHWNSHGHRYGIGCEVDAWMEAGFNVVVNGSRAYLPEAARRYPDMIPTLIAVETDILRQRLLARGRESTAEIECRLEQAEAYVVSHPELRIIDNNGELQQAGNALLALARNGCSVRGGSCSQALLPGRQPLA encoded by the coding sequence ATGAACAGTGGAAGGCTGATATATGTGATCGGCCCCTCGGGCTGCGGCAAGGACAGCGTCATGGCCTACGCCAGAAGGCGGTGTCCGGGGAGCGAGGCCGCCTTCGCCCATCGCTACATCACCAGGAGTGCCGAAGCCGGAGGCGAAAACCACATCCATCTGGAGCCCGACGAGTTCGAGGCCAGGGCACGGTGCGGCGTATTTGCCTTGCACTGGAACAGCCATGGCCACAGGTACGGCATCGGCTGCGAGGTAGACGCCTGGATGGAGGCCGGATTCAACGTGGTGGTCAACGGCTCCCGAGCCTACCTGCCTGAAGCGGCCAGGCGATACCCGGACATGATCCCGACGTTGATCGCCGTGGAAACCGACATCCTGCGGCAGCGCCTCCTTGCCCGAGGCCGCGAGAGCACCGCAGAGATCGAATGCCGCCTGGAACAAGCCGAGGCGTACGTGGTCAGCCACCCGGAACTGAGGATCATAGACAACAACGGAGAGCTGCAACAAGCCGGAAACGCGTTGCTTGCCCTTGCGAGGAACGGTTGTTCCGTCAGGGGCGGCTCATGCTCCCAGGCGTTGTTGCCCGGCCGACAGCCTTTGGCGTAA